Proteins encoded in a region of the Drosophila sechellia strain sech25 chromosome 2L, ASM438219v1, whole genome shotgun sequence genome:
- the LOC6614457 gene encoding translation initiation factor IF-2, translating to MATKRTRFDKMNLGMPVHSDPYELENESTTSLERETSEKVMSHKDLVEKLHKEAKLTTPDFFAYDPSCSSDDSEGFEFLETIKERARRISFVRRRKLHYTEFSTVELARRLIREEFTESSESLLSVDDEHISEIGEEECPPCDSDTDDLLPYFQYDRPTDQSMISDDSLPKEDPEPGFHPAHHCFNKLMSQTPDPPIVYVSAEPEPQPEPPMEQRQEPEPEPETVPPPPAPEVIEKTSAEEEKHTRVLDHGENIDLKNLNAIQKNISSNVKKHSGQKTRNL from the coding sequence ATGGCGACTAAAAGAACAAGGTTCGATAAAATGAACCTGGGAATGCCCGTTCACTCGGACCCCTATGAATTGGAAAATGAATCGACCACGTCGTTGGAAAGAGAAACCAGCGAGAAGGTCATGTCTCACAAGGATCTGGTGGAAAAACTGCATAAGGAGGCAAAGCTCACGACGCCGGACTTCTTCGCATATGATCCATCCTGCAGCTCGGACGACTCTGAAGGTTTCGAATTCCTGGAGACTATCAAAGAGAGAGCCAGACGCATATCCTTTGTACGACGCCGAAAGCTGCACTACACTGAGTTCTCAACGGTCGAGTTGGCCAGGCGTCTGATCCGCGAGGAGTTCACAGAGTCCTCGGAGAGTCTACTAAGCGTGGATGATGAACATATCTCCGAGATCGGCGAAGAGGAGTGTCCTCCGTGTGACTCGGACACCGACGACTTACTTCCGTATTTCCAATACGATCGGCCTACAGACCAATCGATGATTTCCGACGATAGTCTGCCAAAGGAGGATCCCGAGCCCGGATTCCATCCCGCCCATCATTGCTTTAATAAGCTAATGAGCCAGACTCCTGATCCGCCGATAGTGTACGTTTCCGCGGAACCAGAACCGCAACCGGAACCGCCAATGGAACAGCGACAggaaccagaaccagaaccgGAAACAGTACCACCACCACCGGCTCCGGAAGTCATTGAAAAAACATCTGCAGAAGAAGAAAAACACACTCGGGTCCTTGACCATGGTGAAAATATTGACCTAAAGAATTTGAACGCCATTCAGAAAAACATAAGTTCGAATGTAAAAAAACATTCTGGTCAAAAAACGCGTAATTTATAA